In the Drosophila biarmipes strain raj3 chromosome X, RU_DBia_V1.1, whole genome shotgun sequence genome, one interval contains:
- the LOC108028902 gene encoding nuclear envelope phosphatase-regulatory subunit 1 homolog: protein MGDTSSHGMDDTEAEDLRAFERRLVEVVTTEKSNTFRWRLVLGAIFACSAISACHWMRDAKESGSPVFRILSSHSAFAFSVATVCLLIMYGFNHAAKQDPAILRNTREILSPFRLNCDNKGRLIPLPSPNE from the coding sequence ATGGGAGATACCTCTAGTCACGGAATGGATGATACAGAGGCAGAGGACTTGCGAGCCTTCGAGCGCCGGCTGGTTGAAGTAGTCACGACGGAGAAGTCGAACACCTTTCGCTGGCGTCTCGTACTGGGGGCGATCTTTGCCTGCTCGGCGATCAGCGCCTGCCACTGGATGCGAGATGCCAAGGAGAGCGGGTCCCCAGTATTCCGAATCCTCTCCAGCCACAGCGCATTCGCCTTTTCGGTGGCCACTGTATGCCTGCTAATCATGTACGGGTTTAACCACGCCGCCAAGCAGGACCCCGCTATCCTGCGGAACACCAGAGAGATTCTCTCGCCCTTTCGGCTGAACTGTGACAACAAAGGACGCCTCATCCCGCTCCCATCGCCCAATGAGTAG